The genomic DNA agatacgttatatattgtttgtgctactaaaagttcgcaattaaatgaaagaactgtgccacgtcacattaaAATGGACTTGTCAGAATTTTGTATCTAGTAacactgaactttgattttttttttataatcagttttttttttcgtatcatatattcattgttaataatcatcttatgtaaataaatttgtaaatattgtaaagggtgttgatttgttctgatggttactgtcgccggtacggccattctTGTCACAACGTACGATTTCATATACTTTTAATATAAGGAGCTTTAACATATATTCTACAAAATCACTATAATTCGTCTTGATGCAATGtgtcattgttttttatttttcatataatactgCAAATAGCTATACAATGTAAATAGTAGGCAATACGGAATACGGAGCGGAGGATCAGTTTAGAAATTTTCGATATTCTACAAAAGGCTTTGaaaaatgtatcatatatttcctgatttatttcatgaaatatgtttttgtctACAAGTGTAGACACTTATTCTTGTAAAATAAACACTTATACCGAGCAATTCAATAAGATACCAGGTACGTGTTTTCCTCAATAAAATTGTGCTTATTTTTCCATGTACAACAAATAGATTAACGATGTTAACAGTCcatgtaaaaagcaaaatataagtAAGAAGttgcattgttatttttttttatttcattacgtCCTACCATGCaacattattacatttttttgacattataaaacatataaatttcATCTTCCGAAAGATTCGAAAGTATTGTAAACTGTCACATGTTATGCCTGATTACATTctttaataaagaataaaaacacACTAATCAACCTATTCAGTCAGAGTCTTCATCGTCAGCTTCTATGAAATCAGATGCAAAATGGATCATCTGGCGCAGAGCGAGCAGTAATGGAATATTTATGATCGGATCAATATCGATTTCTCCCTCGTAGTTCTTTACAGGATGGATGTTCGATTCTGGAATAGCGAAAATTTCTGCTGCCTTTTTTACTGCCTTTTGCACTTTTGTGCTCCTAAAAGTATTTCGAATATCCCCAGCAACCTTTTCACATAGGAGATCCACTTTGGTAAGAATAAGCACTCTGGGtatatctaaaaacaaaaatacaattggTTCAAAACTGATACCcatcattatacatgtatgtatgtacatCTATGTTTTCTACTATCAAACTGAACTCGATTGTTATATCTACCGCCTACAACTTTGATCTCAAGATTGATTGTATCTACATTTGCATTATATGCTTTACATCATATTTCTGTGCTAAACGGTAGTATTTCAGCATGTAGAAAGCCTTATTATACGTCTTCTAGAACAAGCAATATATTTCCCAAGAAATAAATATCATGTCGTTAGCTGCATTCTAATGGCGAGATATTTTCCCATCAAGTCTAAAACACAACTGGTGAAAACAAAGCTCtgactcgaaaaaaaaaaatgagaagcGAATCACTTGACATACAGCATTTATGAAACTAAATTCACTTACTGCGCAATTTAATTTCGTCCTGCAAACATTTGATTTTTCCCttcaaattatttgatattgATCCTGAACTTAGAACCACGGCATCAATTACAAATATTACACAATGTGTCTTTTCTCTTGCCTGTGGGTATGGGTTATAGGCTGGATCTTCAGGGGTCAACGGCTGACGTGGGTTGAACTGAAAAAAGTGTTAAAATCCAATGTTATTTTTCTATCCAATAATATGGTTGGCTTCTTTTAGAGTAAGATGATAAAACAACTAAAGGAAATGATGTaagcttatcaaatgaaaacaacttCACTTTCAAAAACATTGTTGAGAATATAATACAATTGATCGGTAAAAGGTGTTAAAGCATGCTTAAGGTCGACTATTGACTTTAGAATCCCATTTCAAAACCTTAAACAGTTAACATTTCCCTTATTCTAGTTGGGGACCTCATAGCCTGCTGAGGGGTTAATGTCAATGAGGGGTTAGCCAAGTTGACTATTGACAAGTGGTTTGTTTTCGAAAGTCGCCATTTGCAACAAATAAAGGGTAATGTACTGATCTGTCCTTTCTCATAGAAATCTAGGTATAATCTGTTGTCAAAAAACACTTATTAGCTATTGAGACTTTGAATTGATTAGAAGACTGATGCACCGTATTTTGATGGAAGTTATTTCAATTGAAACAAATATGTTAGGTTTTATTTGTCAACACCTAAAACATTTTCCAAAGCGCTATATTTTAAAGGATTATCAATTTCCTCGGCCAAAAATCATGCGTTCACATCAAAAAAGAAGGAAACATGAATATTTTCTAACCACAGATACATCCATTTTTGACAAATGGCggtcaattttcatgtaaaagtgGCCCTAAATATTACTGCATTGTATTATATTCTCATTCTGTCTATAAATATAAGCCagacttaaagggaattcctttagtgttttatgcgcatctttctgcgcagccgacactttctatggaaaactgaactgaagtcaacatttgttgaaacatgtgacagacaatcttaaatatgaggaatcttgagtgaaataacatttttgataagttttatcagtaatcaaatgttgatactggtttatgttgtattaacaagtatcatgcctgacaggtatctagCTATTtctgtggttgtgttttcacatcgcattttagtacaaagacagtgttgttcatatagtGTAAGATAATTGAcctagtactgataagacaatatcacgtttcagattatttagtaatcaattatagaaagaattaagaatttttaaaacttgtttaacttctagcagacatgtaatcaatttggccaggttcgcgccattttccttctgaacaggtgttgtattctagcggtcttaacataaaatttaacctggtgacccatacatttttagccattttcatGCTTCCCACACAATTATCTatacaaaagagaaacaagaaacaattatatgaaagagtttttttttcaaaatttagataaagattcttcactatgggtatttttcattgataaaagataacaaaagtgaatatgaaacatttttttccatttgtacccattattgtaaggatagagtattacaaatatgactatgatatctatgatatcaaataaatatataaaaacatatgtaaaaaggaaaaaaaaccttattaTGCTGTATTGATGTATGTTtgggttggtatttataaaaaagcagaaaattatgaaaatgttgaaaaaatcgCAGGCAGTTTCAGCAAgggtgggtgtgttcaaaacagtttttcacaaaaacaagcctggtgacccattatTTTTatctgttcattgttttcagcacaaaatttcctatcatatatgtgaattaacataaaatctatgaaaggaaaaaaaaaactataggaattctctttaagctaCTTGATGTGATAAACGTACTGTGTAAGTATCCTTGACATGCCCTAGAATTAGGTTCACTACGTCACTGACATGAAAACCTTCATTTTCGCCATCTTCTACGCCCATCGTGTCGCAAAGACGAAAGTTCCTAAGAAAGCCTGCtcctttaaactttttaaactagaaaaaatagaatttcaatcaaaatatttgtttatgcaGTAtgcttttttgatttttaaatggcCTTTTAATGGCAGGTTCAAATTTCCATATAGTATTCATAATGTTATAgctttaatataaatataattttagcaatTAATGGTCAAAAATAATATACTTAACCTCAATATTTTAACTTGCCCATTGTTATAATGCGTATTCGGATAACTGCAAgaatatcatttaaatttttcacGAGTCACATACATGGAAATGGGCAGGTACATAGGAAATGTGTCTTATAGATTATAACTGAATAGGCTTATTTAAATAGGGTGGTTTATTCGTATTAAACGTATCGAATACAAAACCATTTAAAAATGCAAACAGTGATTCGAGTCACAAATAGAAACgttatttgatagaaaatatatgGCCACATATACAAACCAAATATTCTCAAATCTATTTCTGAAATCAAAACGCTTACAGTTATCAATCAGCTAGAATATATACTTCAACAGTAATATTGTTTAAGCAAAATTATGTTACATAAAAGTTTGAAATTCTCCATATCATTTTACACTTAAATAAACACAGTAAAACCTCTGTCATGGTATGGACTTGGTCACATAAGGGAAACATTTGCAGACAGTTTGAATACCGAACATCGGGGAAAGATTTATATTGGTCTTTT from Mercenaria mercenaria strain notata unplaced genomic scaffold, MADL_Memer_1 contig_1738, whole genome shotgun sequence includes the following:
- the LOC128551826 gene encoding interferon-induced protein 44-like — its product is MGVEDGENEGFHVSDVVNLILGHVKDTYTFNPRQPLTPEDPAYNPYPQAREKTHCVIFVIDAVVLSSGSISNNLKGKIKCLQDEIKLRNIPRVLILTKVDLLCEKVAGDIRNTFRSTKVQKAVKKAAEIFAIPESNIHPVKNYEGEIDIDPIINIPLLLALRQMIHFASDFIEADDEDSD